In one Aeromicrobium erythreum genomic region, the following are encoded:
- the fmt gene encoding methionyl-tRNA formyltransferase produces the protein MRIVFAGTPETALPSLEALVGSRHDVAAVVTRPDARQGRGRTLHPSPIAARAAELGIEVLKPERADDPAFLDRLREIGPACCPIVAYGALLKRDALDVPEYGWLNLHFSALPAWRGAAPVQRSIMAGDEVTGATVFSLVEALDAGPVLGTITERIRDDDTAGTLLERLAHEGARLLVDALDHVEDGDIAAVAQPEDGVTYAPKLTTDDAHVDWSRPAFAVDRQVRGCTPAPGAWTLLDGQRVKLGPVTPTTDDTLRPGEVQAGRREVRVGTATTDVVLGTVQPTGKRPMAAADWARGTTIEPGTVLA, from the coding sequence GTGAGGATCGTGTTCGCAGGTACCCCCGAGACCGCCCTGCCGTCCCTGGAGGCGCTGGTCGGGAGCCGGCACGACGTCGCCGCGGTCGTGACCCGCCCCGACGCGCGCCAAGGTCGCGGTCGGACCCTGCACCCGTCGCCGATCGCCGCCCGCGCGGCGGAGCTCGGCATCGAGGTGCTCAAGCCCGAGCGTGCCGACGACCCGGCGTTCCTCGACCGGCTCCGCGAGATCGGTCCGGCCTGCTGCCCGATCGTCGCCTACGGCGCGCTGCTCAAGCGCGATGCTCTCGACGTGCCGGAGTACGGCTGGCTCAACCTGCACTTCTCGGCCCTGCCCGCCTGGCGTGGCGCCGCGCCGGTGCAGCGCTCGATCATGGCCGGCGACGAGGTCACGGGCGCCACGGTCTTCAGTCTCGTCGAGGCGCTCGACGCCGGCCCGGTGCTGGGCACCATCACCGAGCGGATCCGCGACGACGACACCGCCGGCACGCTCCTCGAGCGGCTCGCCCACGAGGGCGCGCGGCTCCTCGTCGACGCCCTCGACCACGTCGAGGACGGCGACATCGCCGCCGTCGCCCAGCCCGAGGACGGCGTCACCTACGCCCCGAAGCTCACGACCGACGACGCGCACGTCGACTGGAGCCGGCCGGCCTTCGCGGTGGACCGCCAGGTGCGCGGATGCACGCCCGCACCCGGCGCGTGGACGCTGCTCGACGGGCAGCGCGTCAAGCTCGGACCGGTCACGCCGACGACCGACGACACGCTGCGTCCTGGGGAGGTCCAGGCCGGCCGGCGCGAGGTCCGCGTCGGCACCGCCACGACCGACGTCGTGCTCGGCACGGTGCAGCCCACCGGCAAGAGGCCGATGGCTGCCGCCGACTGGGCGCGCGGCACGACGATCGAGCCGGGCACGGTGCTCGCATGA